A stretch of the Halorussus salinus genome encodes the following:
- a CDS encoding DNA-directed RNA polymerase subunit A'', which produces MTEYDVSEDIEAVVEDTDLPRRLKDEVYSTVEARDGVTAEQADQIARAAENRYLDTRVDPLDPVGTVSAQSIGEPGTQMSIPADERVLIRRNGETDTTEIGPLVDDLMEGRETRRVDDHEVALAPDDLEVVSLRDDERVSWKTVEEISRHETPDELLELELESGRSIRATKSHSFVTRQDNEVVPVTGDDLNAGDWLPVVGDLQVGDGSDTVDLREFLPAGDYWYTSTLADGGVEAQPGGEAQVRNKRQALEDGTLDERTVYPVQGTTGLPEQFPLDEETGFFVGAWLAEGSLTDYYVSVSNVDATFQNRVRSFAERFDLSVNEYENTSGFADGYDVRVNGKVLADFVEAACLEDGEKVVPGFAFGASPEFVRGLLAGYFSGDGNVGENSVRASSTSERLTEGIAFLLARFGLYATLGEQDDSKTLRLPKKHVPAFEERIGMVGERGEQLTELATSVESDGPDATDMIPNFGDALEDAASAAEIPQRQVNSATKRQRIGRRTLADFVARVERETDERPDALDDLEQAVSGDVVWDRIESIETVESDHQYVYDFSVEGLETFTTASGVVTHNTMNTFHYAGVAEIDVTQGLPRLIELVDARKTPDTPMMTVHLEDEYATDREKAHEVVWQIEATRILALGDISTNVADMIVSIDLNEDTLQERMIAPDEIAGIIEDELGVQTNQQGTVIEFGPEQPSYRDLLQLVEQLRDIVFKGIEDITRVVIRKEELDDGEEFVLYTEGSAFGDVIEIEGVDASRTTTNNIHEIHKNLGIEAARESIIEETMNTLEEQGLDDVNIRHLMLVADIMTNRGEIESIGRHGISGSKESVLARAAFEVTVNHLLDAAIHGEVDDLNGVTENVIVGKPIKLGTGDVDLRMGSTSRSEPEASD; this is translated from the coding sequence ATGACAGAATACGACGTATCCGAGGACATCGAGGCCGTCGTCGAGGACACCGACCTCCCGCGACGGCTGAAAGACGAAGTGTACAGCACCGTCGAAGCCCGCGACGGCGTCACCGCCGAGCAGGCCGACCAGATCGCCCGCGCCGCCGAGAACCGCTATCTCGACACGCGCGTCGACCCGCTCGACCCGGTGGGGACGGTCTCGGCTCAGAGTATCGGGGAGCCGGGAACCCAGATGTCGATTCCGGCCGACGAGCGCGTTTTGATTCGCCGTAACGGCGAGACCGACACGACGGAAATCGGCCCGCTCGTGGACGACCTGATGGAGGGTCGAGAGACTCGGCGCGTAGACGACCACGAGGTCGCGCTCGCGCCCGACGACCTCGAAGTCGTCAGCCTGCGCGACGACGAACGAGTCTCGTGGAAGACCGTCGAGGAGATCAGCCGACACGAGACGCCAGACGAACTGCTCGAACTCGAACTCGAATCCGGACGCTCGATTCGAGCGACGAAATCCCACTCGTTCGTCACCCGCCAAGACAACGAGGTCGTTCCCGTGACGGGTGACGACCTCAACGCAGGTGACTGGCTTCCGGTCGTCGGCGACCTGCAAGTCGGCGACGGTAGCGACACCGTAGACCTCCGGGAGTTCCTTCCGGCTGGCGACTACTGGTACACGTCCACGCTCGCAGACGGCGGTGTCGAAGCACAGCCCGGCGGCGAGGCGCAGGTCCGGAACAAACGACAGGCACTCGAAGACGGGACCCTCGACGAGCGCACCGTCTATCCGGTCCAAGGGACTACGGGCCTCCCAGAACAGTTCCCGCTCGACGAAGAGACTGGATTCTTCGTCGGTGCGTGGCTCGCCGAAGGCTCGCTGACCGACTACTACGTCTCCGTATCGAACGTGGACGCGACGTTCCAGAACCGCGTCCGGTCGTTCGCCGAGCGGTTCGACCTCTCGGTCAACGAGTACGAGAACACGAGCGGTTTCGCCGACGGGTACGACGTTCGAGTCAACGGAAAAGTTCTCGCCGACTTCGTAGAGGCGGCCTGTCTCGAAGACGGTGAGAAGGTCGTCCCCGGATTCGCGTTCGGCGCGTCTCCCGAGTTCGTTCGTGGCCTGCTCGCGGGCTACTTCAGCGGCGACGGCAACGTCGGCGAGAACTCGGTGCGAGCGAGTTCGACCTCCGAGCGACTCACCGAGGGAATCGCGTTCCTCCTCGCTCGCTTCGGACTCTACGCTACGCTCGGCGAACAGGACGACTCGAAGACGCTTCGCCTCCCGAAGAAACACGTCCCGGCGTTCGAGGAGCGAATCGGGATGGTCGGCGAGCGCGGCGAGCAACTGACCGAACTCGCGACGAGTGTCGAGAGCGACGGGCCCGACGCGACCGACATGATTCCGAACTTCGGCGACGCGCTCGAAGACGCCGCGAGTGCGGCGGAAATCCCTCAGCGGCAGGTCAACAGCGCGACGAAGCGACAGCGAATCGGTCGCCGGACGCTCGCCGACTTCGTTGCTCGCGTCGAGCGCGAGACCGACGAGCGACCCGACGCGCTGGACGACCTCGAACAGGCGGTCTCCGGCGACGTGGTCTGGGACCGAATCGAGTCCATCGAGACTGTCGAGAGTGACCACCAGTACGTCTACGACTTCTCGGTCGAAGGTTTGGAGACGTTCACCACCGCTTCGGGTGTCGTCACTCACAACACGATGAACACGTTCCACTACGCGGGCGTCGCGGAGATCGACGTGACGCAGGGTCTGCCCCGACTCATCGAGTTGGTGGACGCCCGGAAGACCCCCGACACGCCGATGATGACGGTCCACCTCGAAGACGAGTACGCGACCGACCGCGAGAAGGCCCACGAGGTCGTCTGGCAGATCGAGGCGACCCGGATTCTGGCGCTCGGTGACATCTCGACCAACGTCGCCGACATGATCGTCTCCATCGACCTCAACGAGGACACGCTCCAAGAGCGGATGATAGCCCCCGACGAGATAGCGGGCATCATCGAGGACGAACTCGGCGTCCAGACCAACCAGCAGGGGACCGTCATCGAGTTCGGCCCGGAACAGCCGAGCTATCGGGACCTCCTCCAGTTGGTCGAACAGCTCCGGGACATCGTGTTCAAGGGTATCGAAGACATCACGCGCGTCGTCATCCGAAAGGAGGAACTCGACGACGGCGAGGAGTTCGTCCTCTACACCGAGGGGTCGGCGTTCGGCGACGTGATCGAAATCGAGGGCGTCGACGCCTCCCGGACCACGACGAACAACATCCACGAGATTCACAAGAACCTCGGCATCGAGGCGGCCCGCGAGTCCATCATCGAGGAGACCATGAACACCCTCGAAGAGCAGGGGCTGGACGACGTGAACATCCGCCACCTGATGTTGGTCGCCGACATCATGACCAACCGCGGCGAAATCGAGTCCATCGGTCGCCACGGCATCTCCGGGAGCAAGGAGTCGGTCCTCGCGCGTGCGGCGTTCGAGGTCACGGTCAACCACTTGCTGGACGCCGCCATCCACGGCGAAGTGGACGACCTCAACGGCGTCACCGAGAACGTCATCGTCGGCAAGCCCATCAAACTCGGGACGGGCGACGTGGACCTCCGGATGGGTTCTACGTCGCGTAGCGAACCCGAGGCCTCGGACTGA
- a CDS encoding NusA-like transcription termination signal-binding factor — MVVTLSDTARQFIALFEDETGATARDCVVFEEDDGDERVVFLVKAGDMAKAIGSGGETVRAVESQLDREVVLVEDADTPEAFVANALAPAAVYNVTISEDDETIAYAEVDSEDTGVAIGEGGRNIAAAEKLAKRHYDIDDIQLT, encoded by the coding sequence ATGGTCGTCACGCTCTCGGACACGGCCCGGCAGTTCATCGCCCTCTTCGAGGACGAGACGGGCGCGACCGCCCGCGACTGCGTGGTCTTCGAGGAGGACGACGGCGACGAGCGCGTCGTCTTCCTCGTGAAAGCCGGGGACATGGCTAAGGCCATCGGGTCGGGCGGCGAGACGGTCCGGGCGGTCGAGTCCCAACTCGACCGCGAGGTCGTGTTGGTCGAGGACGCCGACACGCCCGAGGCGTTCGTCGCCAACGCCTTGGCACCCGCGGCGGTGTACAACGTCACCATCAGCGAGGACGACGAAACGATCGCCTACGCCGAGGTGGACTCGGAAGACACCGGCGTCGCCATCGGCGAGGGCGGTCGGAACATCGCCGCCGCCGAGAAACTGGCCAAGCGCCACTACGACATCGACGACATCCAGTTGACGTAG
- a CDS encoding DNA-directed RNA polymerase subunit A', with amino-acid sequence MSTGQTPKEIGEISFGLMDPEEYREMSATKIITADTYDDDGFPIDMGLMDPRLGVIDPGLECKTCGKHSGSCNGHFGHIELAAPVIHVGFTKLIRRLLRGTCRNCSRLLLTDEEKEKYESKLTRTRELGNDLTDVTKSAIREARKKDRCPYCGEVQYDINHEKPTTYYEVQQVLTSEYSEQIAAAMQGKSEDGEDEREPMAPQELAEQTDIDLDRINEIMSGEFRPREDDRKAIEKALDLDLTEEDMNKLMPSDIRDWFEDIPDQDVETLGINSERSRPEWMILTVLPVPPVTARPSITLDNGQRSEDDLTHKLVDIIRINQRFMENREAGAPQLIIEDLWELLQYHVTTFMDNEISGTPPARHRSGRPLKTLSQRLKGKEGRFRGSLSGKRVNFSARTVISPDPTLSLNEVGVPERVAREMTQTMNVTERNRDEARRYVANGPEGHPGANYVKRPDGRRLKVTEKNCEELATKVEAGWEVNRHMVDGDIVIFNRQPSLHRMSIMAHEVVVMPYKTFRLNTVVCPPYNADFDGDEMNMHALQNEEARAEARVLMRVQEQILSPRFGENIIGAIQDHISGMYLLTNENPHFNETQALDLLRATRIDELPEPSGTEDDGSPYWTGRDIFSELLPSDLNLEFTGTVGEDVIVEDGQLVQGTIAEDEVGEFGGEIVDTITKVYGNTRSRIFINEVAALAMRSIMHFGFSIGIDDESVPPEAQNRIDEAIDNAYDRVEELIDTYQNGDLESLPGRTVDETLEMKIMQTLSKARDSAGDIAEDHFADDNPAVVMAESGARGSMLNLTQMAGCVGQQAVRGERINRGYEDRTLSHYKSDDLSAEAHGFVEHSYTGGLDPREFFFHAMGGREGLVDTAVRTSKSGYLQRRLINALSELETQYDGTVRDTSDTIVQFEFGEDGTSPVKVSSNDEGDIDVEQIADRVLEEEFGSDERRQEFLGEKKPPTNLSEHVDARQAQSDD; translated from the coding sequence ATGTCAACAGGACAAACACCCAAAGAGATCGGCGAGATCAGCTTCGGGCTGATGGACCCCGAGGAGTACCGCGAGATGTCGGCGACCAAGATTATCACCGCCGACACCTACGACGACGACGGCTTCCCCATCGACATGGGGCTGATGGACCCGCGACTGGGCGTCATCGACCCCGGTCTGGAGTGCAAGACCTGCGGCAAGCACTCGGGGTCGTGTAACGGCCACTTCGGTCACATCGAACTCGCCGCGCCGGTCATCCACGTCGGGTTCACGAAGCTCATCCGACGGCTCCTGCGCGGGACTTGTCGGAACTGCTCGCGACTCCTGCTCACCGACGAGGAGAAAGAGAAGTACGAGAGCAAACTCACCCGGACCCGCGAACTGGGCAACGACCTCACGGACGTGACCAAATCCGCGATTCGAGAGGCCCGTAAAAAGGACCGGTGTCCCTACTGCGGCGAGGTCCAGTACGACATCAACCACGAGAAGCCCACGACCTACTACGAGGTCCAGCAGGTCCTCACGTCGGAGTACTCCGAACAGATTGCCGCCGCGATGCAGGGCAAGAGCGAGGACGGCGAGGATGAGCGCGAACCGATGGCTCCGCAAGAACTCGCCGAGCAGACCGACATCGACCTCGACCGCATCAACGAGATCATGTCCGGGGAGTTCCGGCCCCGCGAGGACGACCGGAAGGCCATCGAGAAGGCGCTGGACCTCGATCTGACCGAAGAGGACATGAACAAGCTGATGCCCAGCGACATCCGCGACTGGTTCGAGGACATCCCGGACCAAGACGTGGAGACGCTCGGCATCAACTCCGAGCGCTCCCGTCCGGAGTGGATGATTCTGACGGTCCTTCCGGTGCCGCCCGTGACCGCCCGTCCGTCCATCACGCTCGACAACGGCCAGCGCTCCGAGGACGACCTGACTCACAAGCTGGTGGACATCATCCGCATCAACCAGCGGTTCATGGAGAACCGCGAGGCTGGTGCGCCCCAACTCATCATCGAGGACCTCTGGGAACTGCTTCAGTACCACGTCACCACCTTCATGGACAACGAGATTTCGGGGACGCCGCCCGCCCGACACCGTTCGGGCCGACCGCTCAAGACCCTCTCTCAGCGCCTGAAGGGTAAGGAAGGTCGCTTCCGGGGAAGCCTCTCCGGCAAGCGCGTGAACTTCTCGGCGCGGACCGTCATCTCGCCGGACCCGACCCTCTCGCTCAACGAGGTCGGCGTCCCCGAGCGCGTGGCCCGCGAGATGACCCAGACGATGAACGTCACCGAGCGCAACAGGGACGAGGCCCGCCGCTACGTCGCCAACGGCCCGGAGGGCCACCCCGGCGCGAACTACGTCAAGCGACCCGACGGCCGACGCCTCAAGGTGACTGAGAAGAACTGCGAGGAGCTAGCGACGAAGGTCGAGGCCGGGTGGGAGGTCAACCGCCACATGGTCGACGGCGACATCGTCATCTTCAACCGCCAGCCGTCGCTCCACCGGATGTCCATCATGGCCCACGAAGTGGTCGTGATGCCGTACAAGACCTTCCGGCTCAACACCGTCGTCTGTCCGCCGTACAACGCCGACTTCGACGGCGACGAGATGAACATGCACGCCCTGCAGAACGAGGAGGCCCGCGCGGAGGCCCGCGTCCTCATGCGCGTGCAGGAACAGATTCTCTCGCCGCGCTTCGGCGAGAACATCATCGGGGCGATTCAGGACCACATCTCCGGGATGTACCTCCTGACCAACGAGAACCCCCACTTCAACGAGACGCAGGCGCTCGACCTCCTCCGGGCGACTCGCATCGACGAGTTGCCCGAACCGTCGGGCACCGAAGACGACGGCTCGCCCTACTGGACGGGTCGAGACATCTTCTCGGAACTCCTCCCGAGCGACCTGAACTTGGAGTTCACCGGCACGGTCGGCGAGGACGTAATCGTCGAGGACGGCCAACTCGTGCAGGGGACCATCGCCGAGGACGAGGTGGGCGAGTTCGGCGGCGAAATCGTGGACACCATCACGAAGGTCTACGGCAACACGCGCTCGCGCATCTTCATCAACGAGGTCGCGGCGCTGGCGATGCGGTCGATCATGCACTTCGGGTTCTCCATCGGTATCGACGACGAGTCGGTTCCGCCGGAAGCTCAGAACCGCATCGACGAGGCCATCGACAACGCCTACGACCGCGTCGAGGAGCTTATCGACACCTACCAGAACGGCGACCTCGAATCGCTGCCCGGCCGGACGGTGGACGAGACGCTGGAGATGAAGATCATGCAGACGCTAAGCAAGGCGCGTGACTCCGCGGGTGACATCGCCGAGGATCACTTCGCCGACGACAACCCGGCCGTGGTCATGGCCGAGTCCGGCGCACGTGGGTCGATGCTCAACCTGACCCAGATGGCTGGCTGTGTCGGCCAGCAGGCGGTTCGGGGCGAGCGCATCAACCGCGGCTACGAGGACCGCACGCTGAGCCACTACAAATCCGACGACCTCTCGGCGGAGGCCCACGGCTTCGTGGAACACTCCTACACCGGCGGTCTCGACCCCCGCGAGTTCTTCTTCCACGCGATGGGTGGCCGCGAGGGGCTGGTGGACACCGCAGTCCGTACCTCCAAGTCCGGCTACCTCCAGCGCCGTCTCATCAACGCGCTCTCGGAACTCGAAACCCAGTACGACGGCACTGTGCGGGACACCTCCGACACCATCGTCCAGTTCGAGTTCGGCGAGGACGGCACCAGTCCGGTGAAAGTCTCCTCGAACGACGAGGGCGACATCGACGTTGAGCAGATCGCCGACCGAGTTCTCGAAGAGGAGTTCGGCAGCGACGAGCGCAGACAGGAGTTCCTCGGCGAGAAGAAGCCGCCGACGAACCTCTCGGAACACGTCGACGCTCGGCAGGCCCAGAGCGACGACTGA